One Paraburkholderia sp. HP33-1 genomic region harbors:
- a CDS encoding VOC family protein yields the protein MNLEVHVIPVSDVDKSKEFYRRLGWRLDQDVAPTEEVRIVQFTPAGSGCSVTFGKGITGAAPGTATAALIVSDIAAAHGEFIRRGIGVSDMWHGASFPLEARIPGPDPKRTSYGSFFAFADPDGNAWLVQEVTTRHPARD from the coding sequence ATGAATCTCGAAGTCCACGTCATTCCCGTGTCCGACGTCGACAAATCCAAGGAGTTCTATCGACGTCTGGGCTGGAGGCTCGACCAGGATGTCGCCCCAACAGAGGAGGTTCGCATTGTCCAGTTCACACCCGCCGGCTCAGGATGCTCCGTCACCTTCGGCAAGGGTATCACCGGGGCGGCGCCTGGCACGGCCACGGCGGCGTTGATTGTCTCGGATATTGCAGCGGCTCATGGCGAGTTCATCCGCCGCGGCATTGGCGTGAGCGATATGTGGCACGGTGCGTCGTTTCCTCTGGAAGCACGAATCCCCGGCCCCGATCCCAAGCGCACCAGCTACGGCTCGTTCTTTGCATTCGCTGATCCTGACGGCAATGCGTGGCTGGTCCAAGAAGTCACGACGCGCCACCCTGCCCGCGACTGA
- a CDS encoding ABC transporter substrate-binding protein, translating into MSKLLLRRKHVPASLALARMALGIAFAGIAVAAYGDMVRITVSHYSDATGPYFNRMAQEFEKATPGTTIKIEEANWDVLEQKLQTDIMGGANSDLAIVATPWLLDFVHDDVAEPLDGYMDASFRDRFIGQILAPGEINGKVYGLPLAASTRALYYNKDLLAKAGYSNGPKTWNDVIDASRKLKTMGIAGFGLQGKEIETDVYFYYGLWSYGGDVIGKDGKAAFNSQAGVKAATLYKTMIDEGLTEPGVTGYSREGIQNLFKQGRVAMVIALPFLSKQIAKEVPNLKYGIDPIPTGTTQATYAVTDSIMMFKNSKVKKSAWKFLDFLFTKGPRVEFSKTEGFLPTTKAEASDPAFNNPDTRAFIALLPKARFAPTVTGWEDTGKAVSDAMQAVYLGKAQPAAALNDAAEKANRALGK; encoded by the coding sequence ATGAGCAAGCTGCTTCTCCGGCGTAAACATGTACCCGCGTCTTTGGCGCTGGCCAGGATGGCCCTAGGGATAGCGTTTGCAGGTATTGCAGTAGCGGCATACGGCGACATGGTCCGGATCACCGTTTCACACTACAGTGACGCAACGGGCCCGTACTTCAACAGAATGGCTCAAGAGTTCGAGAAAGCGACCCCGGGTACGACAATCAAGATCGAAGAAGCAAACTGGGACGTCCTCGAACAGAAGCTCCAGACTGACATTATGGGCGGCGCGAACTCGGACCTGGCGATCGTCGCTACCCCTTGGTTGCTGGACTTCGTTCACGACGACGTCGCCGAGCCCCTCGATGGCTACATGGACGCCAGCTTCAGAGACCGCTTCATTGGCCAGATCCTGGCGCCGGGCGAAATCAACGGCAAGGTGTATGGCTTGCCGCTCGCTGCGTCAACACGCGCGCTTTACTACAACAAGGACCTGCTTGCGAAAGCGGGTTATTCAAACGGTCCGAAGACCTGGAACGACGTAATCGATGCGTCGAGGAAGTTGAAAACGATGGGAATCGCTGGCTTCGGTCTGCAAGGCAAAGAGATCGAGACAGATGTCTACTTCTACTACGGACTCTGGAGTTACGGCGGAGATGTGATCGGCAAGGACGGCAAGGCTGCTTTCAACTCGCAGGCGGGCGTGAAGGCCGCAACGCTCTACAAAACGATGATAGACGAAGGTCTGACCGAACCGGGGGTCACAGGGTATAGCCGTGAGGGCATACAGAACCTGTTCAAGCAGGGCCGCGTGGCGATGGTGATCGCCTTGCCTTTCCTCTCGAAACAGATCGCGAAGGAGGTGCCGAATCTCAAGTACGGTATTGATCCCATTCCGACGGGAACGACTCAGGCTACCTATGCAGTGACAGATTCAATCATGATGTTCAAAAATTCCAAGGTCAAAAAGAGTGCCTGGAAATTTCTCGACTTTCTCTTCACAAAGGGCCCGCGCGTCGAATTCTCGAAAACCGAAGGCTTTCTGCCGACGACGAAGGCTGAAGCCAGCGATCCGGCATTCAATAACCCGGACACCAGGGCGTTCATTGCATTGTTGCCGAAGGCGCGGTTCGCACCGACTGTCACGGGGTGGGAAGACACTGGGAAGGCGGTGTCGGATGCCATGCAAGCGGTCTACCTGGGAAAGGCTCAACCCGCCGCGGCATTGAACGACGCAGCCGAAAAGGCAAACCGGGCCCTAGGTAAGTAA
- a CDS encoding LuxR C-terminal-related transcriptional regulator produces MLIILIAQAGLFREGVARVARDFEPGIEVICADYRTSAFEDGTSADLLIVDGDHQREALDAIGALRRISVDLPALALLTEIDQPTIDSFMAAGVARCLSKSQSAQALHDAMQVVLAGATSGTTEQTRATTGPATYSRTLTPRQIEVLALVARGESNKSIARQLNIAEGTVKVHLYTVYKALNVESRKQASIAAARLDKVGDAQLHQALDAQLAIKRLLSDLPARRFKRGEVLFHKDAPSDALYYVLRGTITLQEIGVDVGAGTILGEIGLFSPDHRRTCTAFCKSDCELLMVSSTDAMRMYYQDPEFATYLIHLVTRRLEADKLRSKQEGARRSSV; encoded by the coding sequence ATGCTTATCATCCTGATCGCACAGGCAGGTTTGTTCCGCGAGGGCGTTGCACGCGTCGCCCGCGACTTCGAACCGGGCATCGAGGTGATATGCGCGGACTATCGGACGAGCGCCTTCGAAGATGGGACGAGTGCCGACCTGCTAATAGTGGATGGCGACCACCAACGCGAAGCGCTCGATGCGATAGGCGCGTTACGTCGCATCTCTGTGGATTTGCCGGCGCTCGCATTGCTGACCGAGATCGATCAGCCGACTATCGATTCTTTCATGGCTGCCGGTGTAGCGCGGTGCCTGAGCAAGTCGCAATCCGCGCAAGCGTTGCACGACGCGATGCAGGTGGTGCTGGCTGGCGCCACGTCTGGCACAACTGAGCAGACACGCGCTACGACCGGGCCTGCCACTTATAGCCGGACGCTGACACCACGCCAGATCGAAGTGCTGGCACTCGTGGCACGCGGCGAGTCGAACAAGTCAATCGCTCGGCAACTCAATATCGCGGAAGGGACGGTCAAAGTACATCTCTATACAGTGTACAAAGCACTCAACGTCGAGAGCCGCAAACAGGCAAGCATCGCGGCCGCGCGACTCGACAAGGTTGGCGATGCACAGCTTCATCAGGCGCTCGATGCGCAACTCGCCATCAAGCGGCTCCTTTCCGATTTGCCTGCGCGCCGCTTCAAGCGCGGCGAGGTGCTGTTCCACAAGGATGCCCCGAGTGACGCGCTCTACTATGTATTGCGCGGGACGATCACCCTACAGGAGATCGGCGTCGATGTGGGCGCCGGCACGATACTGGGAGAGATTGGACTTTTCTCGCCAGATCATCGCCGCACCTGCACGGCCTTTTGCAAGAGCGATTGCGAGTTGCTGATGGTCTCCTCGACCGATGCAATGCGGATGTACTATCAGGATCCCGAGTTCGCGACTTACCTGATCCATCTCGTCACGCGCAGACTGGAGGCCGATAAACTGCGCTCGAAGCAGGAAGGCGCGCGACGTTCCAGTGTTTGA
- a CDS encoding sugar ABC transporter substrate-binding protein — protein MKKTSSTRRALLRLAASAAVLGTVTAMPLAAQAAGKPVVIGSMIWNASVPFYSNFIKGQQQTADKLDAKLVLVDGKGDLGTEIAGVQQLISQHVDAILITASDAKGIVPVVKMADKAGIPVFAVNNRVDDAGPTVTFIGADDYEFGRQQAALLVSKVGPNARVAYMLGGLGTSAQLQRQKGFDDYLKAYPKVTIVTSQTANWDAAQALRLVQDWLNKYPKGGIDAIVDQGPEAANAARYAHDHGRDDIKFVLGDYPREVREGIEGGYVTGTVDQDPKPQGERSVEAAVQWVAGQKDKVKRPNEFMPLPIVTKDNVAQFPPAWGG, from the coding sequence ATGAAAAAAACGTCGTCAACGCGCCGCGCGCTGCTCCGCCTCGCGGCAAGCGCCGCAGTCCTCGGCACCGTCACGGCCATGCCGCTCGCCGCGCAGGCCGCGGGCAAACCGGTAGTGATCGGTTCGATGATCTGGAATGCGTCGGTACCGTTCTATTCGAATTTCATCAAGGGGCAGCAGCAGACCGCCGACAAGCTCGACGCGAAGCTCGTGCTCGTTGACGGCAAGGGCGACCTCGGCACCGAAATCGCTGGCGTCCAGCAATTGATCTCGCAGCATGTCGACGCGATCCTGATCACCGCCAGCGACGCAAAGGGCATCGTGCCGGTCGTCAAGATGGCCGACAAAGCTGGCATTCCGGTGTTCGCGGTCAATAACCGTGTCGATGACGCGGGTCCGACCGTCACCTTCATTGGCGCGGACGATTATGAATTCGGCCGTCAACAGGCTGCCCTGCTCGTGAGCAAGGTCGGTCCCAACGCACGCGTCGCGTACATGCTGGGCGGCCTCGGCACGAGTGCTCAGTTGCAGCGTCAGAAGGGTTTCGACGATTACCTCAAGGCCTATCCGAAGGTCACGATCGTGACCAGCCAGACCGCGAACTGGGATGCGGCGCAGGCGCTTCGTCTCGTGCAGGACTGGCTCAACAAGTATCCGAAGGGCGGCATCGACGCGATCGTCGATCAGGGTCCGGAAGCGGCCAATGCCGCGCGCTACGCCCACGATCACGGCCGCGACGACATTAAGTTCGTGCTCGGCGACTATCCGCGCGAAGTGCGTGAAGGCATCGAGGGCGGCTATGTGACCGGCACCGTTGATCAAGACCCGAAGCCGCAGGGCGAACGCTCGGTCGAAGCGGCCGTGCAGTGGGTGGCGGGCCAGAAGGACAAGGTCAAGCGTCCGAACGAATTCATGCCGCTGCCGATCGTGACGAAGGACAACGTCGCCCAGTTCCCGCCCGCCTGGGGCGGTTGA
- a CDS encoding IS1182 family transposase → MMGQLGSGQDKLFYSFNLDSHVPREHLLRGIDHFLDLRDLRQHLAPFYSPMGRPSIDPELMIRMLIVGYCFGIRSERRLCEEVHLNLAYRWFCRLGLEDAVPEHSTFSKNRHGRFRDSDVLRHVFESVLGRCMSEGLVKGEGFAIDASIIRADASSVRGVPGSEPIDWGCVKGQSRAVREYLEALEEANPAGTEAAEMTESSTPPKRISLTDPAASWTAAKGGLPFFAYSTNYLIDLQAGIIVDVEATPANRSHEVESTRTMIDRVEQRRDLKPRRLAGDTAYGSAAMLAWMIEEKEIAPHVPVWDKTTRKDNTLSSSEFRWDELANEYRCPTGHALRSDRRKFRNPRSRITKADTIIYRASPLDCGSCSMKERCCPNTPFRKIARSIHEAARDEARRIAKTPEYKRSCRERKKVEMLFAHLKRILKLDRLRLRGPSGAHDEFLMAATAQNLRRMAKRFMPGSKQMNQTVA, encoded by the coding sequence ATGATGGGTCAACTGGGCAGCGGACAGGACAAACTCTTCTACTCGTTCAACCTCGATAGTCACGTCCCTCGCGAGCACCTGTTGAGAGGCATCGATCACTTTCTTGATCTGCGTGATCTACGCCAGCATCTTGCGCCGTTCTACAGTCCCATGGGACGGCCATCGATTGATCCGGAGCTCATGATCCGCATGTTGATTGTGGGCTACTGTTTCGGCATCCGGTCCGAGCGCAGGCTATGCGAAGAAGTGCATCTGAATCTGGCGTATCGATGGTTCTGCCGCCTGGGCCTGGAGGACGCCGTACCCGAACACTCGACATTCTCCAAGAACCGCCACGGTCGCTTCCGCGATAGCGATGTGCTGCGCCATGTGTTCGAGTCGGTACTGGGTCGGTGCATGTCCGAAGGGCTCGTAAAGGGTGAAGGATTCGCGATTGACGCGAGCATCATCAGAGCCGACGCGAGTTCTGTACGCGGTGTTCCGGGTTCTGAACCCATCGACTGGGGTTGTGTCAAGGGCCAAAGCCGTGCCGTGCGGGAGTATCTGGAAGCGTTGGAAGAAGCGAATCCAGCAGGCACCGAAGCGGCGGAGATGACAGAGTCATCGACGCCTCCAAAGAGGATATCCCTGACGGATCCCGCTGCGAGCTGGACAGCCGCCAAGGGTGGCTTGCCGTTCTTCGCCTACTCGACCAATTATCTGATTGACCTGCAAGCAGGGATCATCGTTGACGTCGAGGCGACGCCCGCGAACCGTTCCCACGAAGTGGAATCAACCAGGACGATGATTGATCGCGTTGAGCAGCGGCGCGATCTCAAACCTCGACGTCTTGCAGGCGACACCGCGTATGGCTCAGCAGCGATGCTTGCCTGGATGATCGAAGAGAAGGAAATTGCACCACATGTTCCGGTCTGGGATAAAACGACGCGCAAGGACAATACATTGTCCAGCAGCGAGTTCCGATGGGATGAACTCGCTAATGAATATCGCTGTCCTACCGGGCACGCACTACGCAGTGATCGGCGCAAATTCAGGAATCCGCGCTCGCGCATCACGAAGGCAGACACGATCATCTATCGGGCAAGCCCGCTCGACTGCGGGAGCTGTTCGATGAAGGAGCGCTGCTGCCCGAATACACCATTCCGCAAGATTGCCCGCAGCATCCATGAAGCTGCACGCGACGAGGCCAGGCGTATTGCGAAGACGCCTGAATACAAGCGATCTTGCCGTGAGCGAAAGAAGGTGGAAATGCTCTTTGCGCATCTCAAACGCATCCTGAAACTGGACCGTTTGCGACTGCGAGGTCCAAGCGGTGCTCATGATGAGTTCCTGATGGCAGCGACTGCGCAAAACCTGCGAAGAATGGCCAAGCGGTTCATGCCTGGAAGCAAGCAGATGAACCAGACCGTTGCATGA
- a CDS encoding antibiotic biosynthesis monooxygenase, translating into MNPTTANSQEIVASIIVHEVQPDAAEQYEAWLANIRAACSKFSGYLSTDVIRPVGLSREYATIVRFADFRSLNAWMESDVRRQHIERMRLSLQQGDRYEITTGLDFWFTPKNARVKIPTPWKQWLITWSAILPLSIVVPWGAVPVLTRLGFAHDSIIDKAAVSAAIVFLMVYVVMPRYTRLVAHWLFK; encoded by the coding sequence ATGAACCCAACCACCGCCAATTCGCAGGAGATCGTGGCAAGTATCATTGTCCATGAGGTCCAGCCCGACGCCGCCGAGCAGTACGAAGCGTGGCTCGCGAACATCCGAGCCGCATGCTCCAAGTTTTCCGGCTACCTGAGCACCGATGTGATCCGCCCGGTCGGCTTGAGCCGGGAGTATGCGACCATCGTTCGCTTCGCCGACTTCAGAAGCCTCAATGCCTGGATGGAATCCGATGTGCGCCGCCAACATATTGAGAGAATGCGACTGTCGCTGCAGCAGGGCGACCGATACGAGATCACGACTGGCCTCGATTTCTGGTTCACTCCGAAGAACGCGCGGGTCAAGATCCCAACCCCGTGGAAGCAGTGGCTCATCACGTGGAGCGCCATCCTGCCGCTCAGCATCGTCGTACCATGGGGCGCTGTGCCGGTTCTCACGCGTCTCGGCTTCGCGCATGACTCGATCATAGACAAGGCAGCCGTATCGGCGGCAATCGTGTTCCTGATGGTTTACGTGGTGATGCCGCGCTATACACGGCTCGTTGCACACTGGCTGTTCAAGTGA
- a CDS encoding ABC transporter permease, with product MTTIRSTGSAAAASPRGALRDFVSRHALLLIFGLLVIVFAAVSPSFRTLDNLVNIVEQQSIVGVVACGMLLMIMLGGFDLSVGAVGAASSVLAAAAMGHYGIAAGVVAALLVGIAVGVANGVLVARVGINPFVATLGMQTLVTGLMYVATNATPVYGVPDSFTVVGLGRLGIVPVAALIYSCVALATWALLKFTVFGHHIFAVGGSEEATRLAGIKTHRVTILVYMLGGAAAALGGLILLGQTSIGQPSAATTWPLSAIAAVAVAGVPLTGGAGSIGAVVIGTLLLGTISNALNQFNVSPYWQPAITGLVILVAVGADTLQRRRRAA from the coding sequence ATGACCACGATCCGCTCCACCGGCTCCGCCGCAGCGGCCTCGCCGCGCGGCGCCCTGCGCGATTTCGTCTCGCGTCACGCGCTGCTCCTGATCTTCGGACTCCTCGTGATCGTGTTCGCGGCGGTATCGCCGAGTTTTCGCACGCTCGACAACCTCGTCAACATCGTCGAGCAGCAGTCGATCGTCGGCGTGGTCGCCTGCGGCATGCTGCTCATGATCATGCTGGGTGGCTTCGACCTGTCGGTCGGCGCAGTGGGCGCCGCATCTTCGGTGCTGGCTGCGGCGGCGATGGGCCATTACGGTATTGCCGCCGGGGTGGTTGCAGCTTTGCTGGTCGGCATCGCGGTCGGTGTCGCCAATGGCGTGCTGGTAGCGCGCGTCGGCATCAATCCGTTCGTGGCTACGCTCGGCATGCAGACGCTCGTGACCGGGCTCATGTATGTGGCCACGAATGCCACGCCCGTCTATGGCGTGCCCGATTCCTTCACCGTGGTCGGGCTCGGCCGGCTCGGCATCGTGCCGGTGGCCGCGCTGATCTATTCATGCGTCGCACTCGCCACCTGGGCACTGCTTAAGTTCACCGTGTTCGGCCATCACATCTTCGCGGTCGGCGGAAGCGAGGAAGCGACCCGTCTCGCTGGCATCAAGACGCACCGCGTGACGATCCTCGTCTATATGCTCGGAGGGGCGGCGGCCGCGCTCGGCGGACTAATCCTGCTTGGTCAGACGTCGATCGGCCAACCTTCGGCGGCGACCACCTGGCCGCTCTCGGCGATCGCAGCCGTGGCCGTGGCCGGCGTGCCGCTGACCGGTGGCGCGGGCAGCATCGGCGCGGTCGTGATCGGCACACTCCTACTCGGCACAATTTCGAACGCATTGAACCAGTTCAACGTTTCACCGTACTGGCAGCCGGCGATCACTGGTTTAGTGATCCTCGTCGCGGTCGGTGCCGATACCCTGCAGCGCCGGCGCCGCGCTGCCTGA
- a CDS encoding ROK family transcriptional regulator — protein sequence MAIRHDGMSDMNEYLVLEYLRAHRRTTRPQIADAVNLSQASVSRIISKLLAGGMVLETPGASESGGRPRGVLEVNDIRHCVIGVDLGGTKCHGVLADGDGEVLAERHGLVADAGSAYEALVDVWEALLAEARARDCEVRALGVGVPAVIDPASGLAVRGPNVQWEGFNIVERLREFGVPFRVDNDVNLAAVAEGREGWARGVRDYAVVSIGTGLGGAVVCDGKLVLGRNNAGGELATLLPSVDMVRQRCVGGIGGMETVLTGPAIAARAQALVELKPMAQAELGSKPTARTVIEHASRGGRYAMRIVADVIDALAMCVVTLAAVVDPEVVVVDGSVGRALAPFLSRVAERVALHIPTPPRIEVSTLGPNSTVRGAVAVALQLQRSIDVPDILATLLQDRAAQS from the coding sequence ATGGCGATTCGACACGACGGCATGAGCGATATGAACGAGTACCTGGTACTCGAATATCTGCGTGCGCACAGGCGAACCACACGGCCGCAAATTGCGGATGCCGTGAATCTGTCCCAGGCTTCTGTAAGCCGCATCATCTCGAAGCTGCTCGCGGGCGGCATGGTGCTCGAAACGCCCGGTGCGTCGGAATCGGGCGGCCGGCCGCGCGGCGTGCTCGAAGTGAACGATATCCGTCACTGCGTGATCGGCGTCGATCTCGGCGGCACCAAGTGTCATGGCGTGCTGGCCGACGGCGATGGCGAGGTGCTGGCCGAACGGCATGGGCTGGTGGCCGATGCGGGCAGTGCTTACGAAGCGCTCGTCGATGTGTGGGAAGCGCTGCTGGCCGAGGCGCGCGCCCGCGATTGCGAGGTGCGCGCGCTCGGCGTCGGCGTGCCCGCGGTGATCGATCCGGCGTCGGGTCTCGCGGTGCGCGGTCCGAACGTCCAGTGGGAGGGGTTCAATATCGTCGAGCGACTGCGCGAGTTCGGTGTGCCATTCCGGGTCGACAACGACGTGAATCTGGCCGCCGTCGCTGAAGGCCGCGAGGGTTGGGCGCGCGGTGTGCGCGACTACGCGGTGGTGTCGATCGGCACCGGCCTCGGCGGCGCCGTGGTCTGCGATGGCAAGCTCGTGCTCGGACGCAACAACGCCGGCGGCGAACTGGCCACCTTGCTGCCAAGCGTCGACATGGTCCGCCAGCGCTGCGTCGGCGGGATCGGCGGCATGGAGACCGTGTTGACCGGCCCGGCGATTGCGGCGCGCGCGCAGGCACTCGTCGAACTGAAGCCCATGGCGCAGGCCGAACTCGGTTCGAAACCGACTGCGCGCACGGTGATCGAGCACGCCAGCCGCGGCGGGCGTTACGCGATGCGGATCGTTGCCGACGTAATCGACGCGCTGGCGATGTGCGTCGTGACGCTCGCCGCCGTGGTCGACCCCGAAGTGGTTGTGGTCGACGGCAGCGTCGGCCGCGCGCTGGCGCCGTTCCTGAGCAGAGTCGCCGAACGGGTCGCACTGCATATCCCGACCCCTCCGCGCATCGAGGTCTCGACGCTCGGGCCGAATTCCACGGTGCGCGGCGCGGTCGCGGTGGCGCTGCAATTGCAGCGCAGCATCGACGTGCCCGACATTCTCGCCACCCTGCTTCAAGACAGAGCCGCTCAATCATGA
- a CDS encoding DUF6130 family protein — MSMLIKALVAVAAGTVLATNAFAQSTGEVGVASPYVAIDNEPPPKLIVDPTPLAAGLAHGIVWIQYRVENVHIVPVFGAAALNVSPRIGHLHVHIDDLPWGWVEANDVNTISVAGLPPGQHKMLVELVDAQHHVFAGCTECRQKVTFTVPEGTSHSH, encoded by the coding sequence ATGAGCATGCTGATCAAGGCGCTTGTCGCAGTCGCGGCTGGTACCGTTCTCGCAACGAACGCGTTCGCCCAGAGCACAGGGGAGGTCGGCGTGGCCTCACCGTACGTCGCCATCGATAACGAGCCCCCACCCAAACTGATTGTGGATCCCACTCCGCTTGCCGCAGGACTGGCCCACGGCATCGTCTGGATCCAATATCGGGTGGAGAACGTGCATATCGTGCCGGTGTTCGGGGCAGCCGCGCTCAACGTGTCTCCACGAATCGGGCATCTGCACGTACACATCGACGATTTGCCTTGGGGTTGGGTAGAAGCGAATGACGTCAATACAATCAGCGTGGCGGGTCTGCCACCCGGTCAGCACAAGATGCTTGTCGAGTTGGTCGACGCTCAACACCACGTATTTGCTGGGTGCACCGAGTGCAGGCAGAAGGTGACGTTCACGGTGCCAGAGGGCACGTCTCACTCACACTGA
- a CDS encoding sugar ABC transporter ATP-binding protein, with the protein MNATPALLQMRQIRKAFGGIEVLHGVDFDLHAGEVHALVGHNGAGKSTLMKVLAGLYDDYQGQVSINGQICSLASPDASLAAGIAVIHQEFALVPQFTAAENFALGHEPARARGLMVDRARMCAEAEALLDKLGFDLPCDVPVGRLSVAHQQLTEVAKAMSRRARILIMDEPTARLAPAEREALFRSMRRLQESGVGIVYISHFLEEVLQVSDRVTVLRDGHRIETSPASAFDLNRLTTQIVGAALAESSAKHAGDRSSAWPAQPRLELEDFGQIGRQGSTLSVRAGEIVGLAGLTGSGRTSLSESMCGARRNHGTLRVDGQPLRLRSTADGLDHGIVLLPEDRKRRGLVMASGVGSNIVLAALRRQFSSAGFVQLGARRAAISDAISRLTIRGATADKPVRALSGGNQQKVLIARAALNRPRVLVLDQPTAGVDIGAKNEIYGHIRSMAADGVACVVASDELEELLLLCDRIAIMRGGKVVDMLDARTLTQHELLAQMSHGEVSA; encoded by the coding sequence GTGAACGCGACTCCCGCGCTGTTGCAGATGCGCCAGATCCGCAAGGCGTTCGGCGGCATCGAGGTATTGCATGGTGTCGATTTCGATCTGCACGCCGGTGAGGTGCATGCGCTCGTCGGGCACAACGGCGCAGGCAAGAGCACTCTGATGAAGGTGCTGGCGGGCCTGTACGACGATTACCAGGGACAGGTATCGATCAACGGGCAGATCTGTTCGCTCGCGAGTCCAGACGCGTCGCTCGCCGCCGGCATCGCGGTGATTCACCAGGAGTTCGCGCTGGTGCCCCAGTTCACGGCGGCCGAGAATTTCGCGCTCGGCCACGAGCCGGCACGTGCGCGCGGGTTGATGGTGGACCGCGCGCGCATGTGTGCCGAGGCCGAAGCGCTGCTCGACAAGCTCGGCTTCGATCTGCCATGCGACGTGCCGGTCGGCCGGCTCAGCGTCGCGCACCAGCAACTGACCGAAGTGGCCAAGGCCATGAGTCGCCGCGCGCGCATCCTGATCATGGATGAGCCCACCGCGCGCCTCGCGCCGGCCGAGCGCGAAGCATTGTTCCGTTCGATGCGGCGCCTGCAGGAAAGCGGCGTCGGCATCGTCTATATCTCGCACTTTCTCGAGGAAGTGCTGCAGGTATCCGATCGCGTGACCGTGTTGCGCGATGGCCATCGCATCGAAACCAGCCCGGCCAGCGCGTTCGATCTGAACCGCCTGACGACGCAGATCGTCGGTGCCGCGCTCGCCGAGTCGTCCGCGAAGCACGCTGGGGATCGTTCATCCGCATGGCCTGCGCAGCCACGGCTCGAACTGGAAGATTTCGGCCAGATCGGCCGACAGGGCAGCACGCTCAGCGTGCGCGCCGGGGAAATCGTCGGCCTCGCCGGTTTGACCGGCTCGGGTAGAACTTCGTTATCCGAATCAATGTGTGGGGCGAGGCGCAATCACGGTACTTTGCGCGTGGATGGACAGCCGCTGCGCCTGCGCTCGACCGCCGATGGGCTCGACCACGGCATCGTGCTGCTCCCCGAGGACCGCAAGCGCCGCGGTCTGGTGATGGCGAGCGGCGTCGGCTCGAACATCGTGCTGGCTGCGCTACGCCGCCAGTTTTCCTCCGCGGGCTTCGTGCAACTGGGCGCGCGACGCGCGGCGATCAGCGACGCAATCTCTCGTCTGACGATACGCGGCGCGACCGCCGACAAGCCCGTGCGCGCGTTGTCGGGTGGCAATCAGCAGAAGGTGCTGATCGCGCGCGCGGCGTTGAATCGTCCGCGCGTGCTGGTGCTCGATCAACCGACCGCAGGTGTCGATATCGGTGCGAAGAACGAGATCTATGGGCATATCCGCTCGATGGCGGCGGACGGCGTCGCCTGTGTCGTGGCCAGCGACGAACTCGAAGAACTGTTGCTGCTGTGCGACCGGATTGCAATCATGCGTGGCGGAAAAGTGGTGGACATGCTGGACGCCCGCACATTGACTCAACACGAATTGCTGGCCCAGATGAGCCACGGTGAGGTATCGGCATGA